A stretch of the Chitiniphilus purpureus genome encodes the following:
- the carB gene encoding carbamoyl-phosphate synthase large subunit → MPKRNDIKTILIIGAGPIVIGQACEFDYSGAQACKALREEGYKVVLVNSNPATIMTDPNMADVTYIEPITWQVVEKIIDKERPDAILPTMGGQTALNCALDLWRNGVLDKYKVELIGATPEAIDKAEDRQKFKAAMDKIGLGSARSAIAHSLEEALAAQANLGFPAIIRPSFTMGGSGGGIAYNIQEFIEICTRGLDLSPTKELLIEESLLGWKEYEMEVVRDRADNCIIVCSIENLDPMGVHTGDSITVAPAQTLTDKEYQIMRNASLAVLREIGVDTGGSNVQFSINPADGRMIVIEMNPRVSRSSALASKATGFPIAKVAAKLAVGYTLDELKNEITGGKTPASFEPSIDYVVTKVPRFAFEKFPQANDRLTTQMKSVGEVMAIGRTQQESLQKALRGLETGMSGFDEVTTDRQAIESELAAPGPNRLWYVADAFRIGLSLDEVHNLSKIDPWFLAQIEDLVLIENGLRGRALDSLSRDELWRLKRKGFSDRRLGMLLGVDQNAVRKARHAVGVRPVYKRVDTCAAEFATNTAYMYSTYEEECESNPSSNKKVMVLGGGPNRIGQGIEFDYCCVHAALALREDGYETIMVNCNPETVSTDYDTSDRLYFEPLTLEDVLEIVEVEKPFGVIVQYGGQTPLKLARALEANGVPIIGTSPDMIDAAEDRERFQKLLQELGLRQPPNATARNEKDALVLAARIGYPLVVRPSYVLGGRAMQIVHSEDDLTRYMREAVKVSNDSPVLLDRFLNDAIEVDVDAISDGSDVLIGGIMEHIEQAGVHSGDSACSLPPYSLSQPLQDELRRQTVAMAKALKVVGLMNVQFAIQGQGDEAVVYVLEVNPRASRTVPYVSKATGMSLAKIAARCMAGQSLVSQGVAAEVIPPYYSVKEAVFPFVKFPGVDTILGPEMKSTGEVMGVGTTFAEAFVKSQLAAGVVLPASGNVFISVRDADKATAVECARMLTALGFKVIATKGTATAFSAAGIDVTPVNKVTEGRPHIVDMIVNGEIAMIVNTVDERRQAIQDSYSIRHEALKAKLPLYTTIAGARAACVGLGNLGEMRVYDVQGLHRSLKA, encoded by the coding sequence ATGCCCAAACGTAACGACATCAAGACCATCCTCATCATCGGCGCCGGCCCCATCGTCATCGGCCAGGCGTGCGAATTCGACTACTCCGGCGCACAAGCGTGCAAGGCGTTGCGCGAGGAGGGCTACAAGGTGGTGCTGGTCAACAGCAATCCGGCCACCATCATGACCGACCCCAACATGGCCGATGTCACCTACATCGAGCCCATTACCTGGCAGGTGGTCGAGAAGATCATCGACAAGGAACGCCCAGATGCGATCCTGCCGACCATGGGCGGCCAGACTGCGCTCAATTGCGCGCTCGACCTGTGGCGCAACGGCGTGCTCGACAAGTACAAGGTCGAGCTGATCGGCGCCACGCCCGAAGCGATCGACAAGGCCGAGGACCGGCAGAAGTTCAAGGCGGCGATGGACAAGATCGGCCTGGGCTCCGCCCGTTCTGCCATCGCCCATTCGCTGGAAGAGGCGTTGGCGGCGCAGGCCAACCTTGGTTTCCCGGCCATCATCCGCCCGTCGTTCACCATGGGTGGCTCGGGTGGCGGCATCGCCTACAACATCCAGGAATTCATCGAGATCTGTACCCGCGGTCTCGACCTTTCACCGACCAAGGAGCTCTTGATCGAGGAGTCGCTGCTCGGCTGGAAGGAATACGAGATGGAGGTCGTGCGCGACCGCGCCGACAACTGCATCATCGTCTGCTCGATCGAGAACCTCGATCCGATGGGCGTGCACACCGGTGATTCGATCACCGTGGCGCCGGCGCAGACGCTCACCGACAAGGAATACCAGATCATGCGCAACGCCAGCCTGGCGGTGCTGCGCGAGATCGGTGTCGACACCGGTGGCTCCAATGTGCAGTTCTCAATCAACCCGGCCGACGGCCGCATGATCGTGATCGAGATGAACCCGCGTGTGTCGCGCTCGTCGGCGCTCGCCTCCAAGGCCACGGGCTTCCCGATCGCCAAGGTGGCGGCCAAGCTGGCTGTCGGCTATACGCTTGACGAACTCAAGAACGAGATCACCGGTGGCAAGACCCCAGCCTCGTTCGAGCCGTCGATCGACTACGTGGTCACCAAGGTGCCCCGTTTCGCCTTCGAGAAATTCCCGCAGGCCAACGACAGGCTCACCACGCAGATGAAGTCGGTGGGCGAGGTGATGGCGATCGGCCGTACGCAGCAGGAGTCGCTGCAGAAGGCGCTGCGCGGCCTGGAAACCGGCATGTCCGGGTTCGACGAGGTCACCACCGACCGGCAGGCCATCGAGTCGGAGCTGGCTGCGCCCGGCCCGAACCGGCTGTGGTATGTGGCCGATGCGTTCCGGATCGGTCTGTCGCTCGACGAGGTGCACAACCTGTCCAAGATCGATCCGTGGTTCCTGGCCCAGATCGAGGACCTCGTGCTGATCGAGAACGGCCTGCGCGGCCGTGCACTCGACAGCCTGTCGCGTGACGAGTTGTGGCGCCTCAAGCGCAAGGGCTTTTCCGACCGGCGCCTGGGCATGCTGCTGGGTGTCGACCAGAACGCGGTGCGCAAGGCGCGGCACGCGGTCGGTGTGCGCCCGGTGTACAAGCGTGTCGACACCTGCGCGGCCGAGTTCGCCACCAATACCGCCTACATGTACTCGACCTACGAGGAAGAGTGCGAATCGAATCCCAGCAGCAACAAGAAGGTGATGGTGCTGGGCGGTGGCCCCAACCGTATCGGCCAGGGCATCGAATTCGACTACTGCTGCGTGCACGCCGCACTGGCACTGCGCGAGGACGGGTACGAGACCATCATGGTCAATTGCAACCCGGAAACCGTATCGACCGACTATGACACCTCCGACCGCCTGTACTTCGAGCCGCTGACGCTGGAAGACGTGCTCGAGATCGTTGAGGTCGAGAAGCCGTTCGGCGTGATCGTGCAATACGGCGGCCAGACGCCGCTGAAGCTGGCACGCGCGCTGGAGGCCAACGGCGTGCCCATCATCGGCACCAGCCCGGACATGATCGATGCCGCCGAGGACCGCGAGCGCTTCCAGAAACTGCTGCAGGAGCTGGGTCTGCGGCAGCCGCCCAACGCCACGGCGCGCAATGAGAAGGATGCGCTGGTGCTGGCCGCGCGCATCGGCTATCCGCTGGTGGTGCGCCCCTCCTACGTGCTGGGCGGACGGGCGATGCAGATCGTGCACAGCGAGGATGATCTGACCCGTTACATGCGCGAGGCGGTCAAGGTGTCGAACGACAGCCCGGTGCTGCTCGACCGCTTCCTCAACGACGCCATCGAAGTGGACGTGGATGCGATCAGCGATGGCAGCGACGTGCTGATCGGCGGCATCATGGAGCACATCGAGCAGGCCGGCGTGCACTCGGGCGATTCCGCCTGCTCGCTGCCGCCGTACTCGCTGTCGCAGCCGCTGCAGGACGAACTGCGCCGGCAGACGGTGGCGATGGCCAAGGCGCTCAAGGTGGTGGGGCTGATGAATGTGCAGTTCGCCATCCAGGGCCAGGGCGACGAAGCGGTGGTCTATGTGCTGGAGGTGAATCCCCGCGCTTCGCGCACCGTGCCGTATGTATCCAAGGCCACCGGCATGTCGCTGGCCAAGATCGCTGCGCGCTGCATGGCCGGCCAGAGCTTGGTCAGCCAGGGCGTCGCCGCCGAAGTGATCCCGCCGTACTACTCGGTCAAGGAAGCCGTCTTCCCGTTCGTGAAGTTCCCCGGGGTCGACACCATCCTCGGGCCGGAGATGAAGTCGACCGGCGAAGTGATGGGCGTCGGCACCACGTTCGCCGAAGCCTTCGTCAAGAGCCAGCTCGCCGCCGGCGTGGTGTTGCCGGCCTCGGGCAATGTCTTCATCTCGGTACGGGACGCCGACAAGGCGACGGCAGTGGAGTGCGCGCGGATGCTGACCGCGCTGGGCTTCAAGGTGATCGCCACCAAGGGCACGGCCACCGCCTTCAGCGCGGCGGGGATCGACGTCACGCCGGTCAACAAGGTGACCGAGGGGCGTCCACATATCGTCGACATGATCGTCAACGGCGAGATCGCGATGATCGTCAACACCGTCGATGAGCGCAGGCAGGCCATCCAGGACAGCTACTCGATCCGCCACGAGGCGCTCAAGGCCAAGTTGCCGCTCTACACCACCATCGCCGGCGCGCGGGCCGCTTGCGTCGGCCTTGGCAACCTTGGCGAGATGCGGGTTTACGACGTGCAGGGCTTGCACCGCTCGCTCAAAGCCTGA
- the carA gene encoding glutamine-hydrolyzing carbamoyl-phosphate synthase small subunit, whose amino-acid sequence MSQPALLALADGTLFYGTSIGADGETIGEVVFNTSITGYQEILTDPSYNRQIVTLTYPHIGNYGVNAEDAESRTVFAAGLIIRDLPLRHSNFRATLSLSDYLKANGTVAIADIDTRKLTRILREKGAQPGCIVSGQGIDAAAAVEKARSFGSMAGQDLAQVVAAREPYPWQTAEWKLGVGYTVQSDPKHHVVAYDFGVKHNILRMLAERGCKLTVVPAQTPADEVLALDPDGVFLSNGPGDPEPCDYAIAATREFIAKRIPTFGICLGHQILGLAAGGITSKMKFGHHGANHPVQDLDSGRVMITSQNHGFQVDETSLPANVRVTHRSLFDGTVQGIALTDAPAFSFQGHPEASPGPHDVAYLFDRFIASMEQVKRET is encoded by the coding sequence GTGTCTCAACCTGCCCTGCTCGCGCTAGCCGACGGCACCCTGTTCTACGGTACTTCCATTGGCGCCGACGGTGAAACCATCGGTGAAGTGGTCTTCAACACCTCGATCACCGGGTATCAGGAAATCCTGACCGATCCTTCCTACAACCGTCAGATCGTCACGCTGACCTACCCGCATATCGGCAATTACGGTGTGAATGCCGAAGACGCGGAAAGCCGCACCGTGTTTGCGGCCGGCCTGATCATCCGCGATCTGCCGCTGCGCCATTCCAACTTCCGCGCCACGCTCAGTCTTTCGGACTATCTCAAAGCCAATGGCACCGTCGCCATTGCGGATATCGATACCCGCAAGCTCACCCGCATCCTGCGCGAAAAGGGCGCCCAACCCGGCTGCATCGTCAGCGGCCAAGGCATCGATGCGGCCGCCGCGGTGGAGAAGGCCAGATCGTTCGGCTCGATGGCCGGCCAGGATCTGGCGCAGGTGGTGGCGGCCAGGGAGCCGTATCCGTGGCAGACCGCCGAGTGGAAGCTGGGGGTGGGCTACACGGTGCAGAGCGACCCCAAGCACCATGTGGTGGCCTACGACTTCGGCGTCAAGCACAACATCCTGCGCATGTTGGCCGAGCGCGGCTGCAAGCTGACCGTGGTGCCGGCGCAGACCCCGGCCGATGAGGTGCTCGCGCTGGATCCGGACGGTGTGTTCCTCTCCAATGGCCCGGGCGATCCGGAGCCGTGCGACTACGCGATCGCCGCCACGCGCGAGTTCATCGCCAAGCGCATCCCCACCTTCGGCATCTGCCTGGGGCATCAGATTCTCGGCCTCGCTGCCGGCGGGATCACCAGCAAGATGAAGTTCGGCCATCACGGTGCCAATCATCCGGTGCAGGATCTGGATAGCGGCCGCGTGATGATCACCTCGCAGAACCACGGTTTCCAGGTGGACGAAACCAGCCTGCCGGCCAATGTGCGTGTCACGCACCGCTCGCTGTTCGACGGCACGGTGCAGGGCATCGCCCTGACCGATGCGCCGGCGTTCAGCTTCCAGGGCCACCCGGAGGCAAGCCCGGGGCCGCATGACGTGGCGTACTTGTTCGACCGATTCATCGCTTCCATGGAGCAAGTGAAACGTGAAACGTGA
- a CDS encoding glutathione peroxidase encodes MDTVYDFQAQDIDGQAVPLSRFRGQVLLIVNVASKCGFTPQYEGLEALYRRYCERGFAVLGFPCNQFGAQEPDDEAQIKSFCSTSYQVDFPLFAKVEVNGEHAHPLYRFLKKSEPGVLGTEGIKWNFTKFLVDRSGKVVERFAPTTKPEQLHERIEKLLG; translated from the coding sequence ATGGATACGGTGTACGACTTCCAGGCGCAGGACATCGATGGGCAGGCGGTACCGCTGTCGCGCTTTCGGGGACAGGTGCTGCTGATCGTTAATGTGGCGAGCAAATGCGGCTTCACGCCGCAATACGAAGGCCTGGAGGCGCTCTACCGGCGTTACTGCGAGCGCGGCTTTGCGGTGCTGGGTTTTCCATGCAACCAGTTCGGCGCCCAGGAGCCCGATGACGAAGCACAGATCAAATCATTCTGCAGCACCAGCTACCAGGTGGACTTCCCGCTGTTTGCCAAGGTCGAGGTCAATGGCGAGCACGCGCATCCGCTGTATCGCTTTCTGAAGAAATCCGAGCCGGGCGTGCTGGGCACCGAAGGCATCAAATGGAACTTCACCAAGTTCCTCGTCGACCGCTCGGGCAAGGTCGTCGAGCGTTTCGCACCGACCACCAAGCCGGAGCAGCTGCACGAACGGATCGAGAAATTGCTGGGCTGA
- a CDS encoding DUF1841 family protein → MLFNPSRDQARRFFIESWRKHHAQVPLTDLEKITVGVLLRHPEYHPYLHPDYLDRDWPPELGQTNPFLHLSMHLAIEEQLSIDQPPGVRDLYSGLCRKFGDEHAALHAMSEGLAEMIWQAQRHGTPPDPNHYLDVLRALLNRPTSGEQPPR, encoded by the coding sequence ATGCTGTTCAATCCATCGCGCGACCAAGCGCGCCGCTTTTTCATCGAATCCTGGCGCAAGCATCACGCCCAGGTGCCGCTCACCGATCTGGAAAAGATCACGGTGGGCGTGCTGTTGCGCCACCCGGAATACCACCCCTATCTGCATCCGGACTACCTGGACCGCGACTGGCCACCCGAGCTGGGCCAGACCAATCCGTTCCTGCACCTGTCGATGCATCTGGCGATCGAAGAGCAGCTTTCGATCGACCAGCCGCCCGGCGTGCGCGACCTGTACAGCGGGCTGTGCCGCAAATTCGGCGACGAGCACGCGGCCTTGCATGCGATGAGCGAAGGCCTGGCCGAGATGATCTGGCAGGCGCAGCGCCATGGTACGCCTCCTGACCCCAACCATTACCTGGATGTTTTGCGGGCTTTGCTGAATCGGCCGACATCCGGCGAGCAGCCACCCCGGTAG
- a CDS encoding M48 family metalloprotease: protein MLAWSFALPAQAFESPLPDLGDSSRESLSTNEESQIAASVMRELRRRGVVLDDPELMAYVSALGGRLTDAGDDLRGSFTFLPILDPSVNAFAVPGGLIAIHSGLMVAAQHESELASVLAHEIAHVSQQHIARLIESQRITPWMTLAALGLAILAAHAGQGDVASAAAISAPALAVQRQLDFTYAFEQEADRVGMQMLGRAGFDPAAMPAFFERLQKHNRLVDNNAPEFLRTHPVTYKRIADAQARLRDLPYRQVPDSIDFLFMREKARVLQGDAKRLQAEYAKALADGRFGNRAAHLYGYALAQLRHRDFSGAATSLDQAQAAYGAAHPTLAYLRGQLLIAQGRATEAATQLAAAAGRFPGSRSLVYGRIDALLAAGQARQALALSHEAQALYPSDPALYQREARSYQMLGQGQRYHAAQAEYYIRLREYQAAIEQLQIAQRQPGDDFYVLSGIEARLQELQRDSERLGPPQRNQR, encoded by the coding sequence GTGCTGGCCTGGTCGTTCGCGCTGCCTGCTCAGGCCTTCGAGAGCCCGTTGCCCGATCTGGGCGATTCGTCGCGCGAATCGTTGTCGACCAACGAGGAGAGTCAGATCGCTGCCTCGGTGATGCGCGAATTGCGGCGCCGGGGCGTGGTACTCGACGATCCGGAACTGATGGCCTATGTGAGCGCGTTGGGCGGCCGCCTGACCGATGCCGGCGACGATCTGCGTGGCTCGTTCACCTTTCTGCCCATCCTGGACCCTTCGGTCAATGCCTTCGCCGTGCCCGGCGGACTGATCGCCATCCACAGTGGCCTGATGGTGGCGGCACAGCATGAATCGGAGCTGGCCAGCGTGCTGGCCCACGAAATTGCCCACGTCTCGCAGCAGCACATCGCCCGGCTGATCGAAAGCCAGCGCATCACGCCGTGGATGACGCTGGCGGCGCTGGGTCTAGCGATCCTCGCCGCACACGCCGGGCAGGGCGACGTGGCGAGTGCCGCGGCGATCTCGGCACCGGCGCTGGCGGTGCAGCGGCAGCTGGATTTCACCTATGCGTTCGAGCAGGAGGCCGACCGGGTCGGCATGCAGATGCTGGGGCGGGCCGGCTTCGACCCCGCCGCGATGCCGGCGTTTTTCGAGCGCCTGCAAAAGCATAACCGGCTGGTCGACAACAACGCGCCCGAGTTCCTGCGCACCCACCCGGTCACCTACAAGCGCATTGCCGATGCCCAGGCCCGCCTGCGCGACCTGCCCTACCGGCAGGTGCCCGATTCGATCGATTTTCTGTTCATGCGCGAGAAGGCCCGCGTGCTGCAGGGGGATGCCAAGCGGCTGCAGGCCGAGTATGCCAAGGCCCTCGCCGACGGGCGCTTCGGCAATCGTGCCGCCCATCTGTACGGCTATGCGCTGGCGCAGTTGCGCCATCGCGATTTCAGCGGCGCGGCCACCAGCCTGGATCAGGCACAGGCAGCCTACGGCGCGGCCCATCCCACCCTGGCGTATCTACGCGGCCAGCTGCTGATCGCCCAGGGGCGCGCAACCGAGGCCGCCACGCAGCTGGCCGCCGCCGCCGGGCGCTTCCCGGGCAGCCGCAGCCTTGTCTACGGCCGGATCGACGCACTGCTGGCGGCCGGGCAGGCCCGGCAGGCACTGGCGCTGAGCCATGAGGCGCAGGCGCTCTATCCCTCCGACCCGGCCTTGTACCAGCGCGAGGCACGCAGTTACCAGATGCTGGGGCAGGGGCAGCGCTACCATGCCGCGCAAGCGGAGTACTACATCCGGTTGCGCGAATACCAGGCGGCCATCGAACAGCTGCAGATCGCGCAACGCCAGCCGGGCGACGACTTCTATGTGCTGTCGGGCATCGAGGCGCGTCTGCAGGAGTTGCAGCGCGACAGCGAGCGCCTCGGCCCACCGCAGCGCAACCAGCGCTGA
- a CDS encoding DedA family protein: MLPGNSEAALTAYLLRYPQAFWLPLAIATIGNSLGGVVTVWLGRRLPQGQVPKRTDWLARRGAPALLLSWVPLLGDALCLAAGWLRWPWRQVLPWLVLGKFARYLVLAASLRAWWG; encoded by the coding sequence GTGCTGCCCGGGAACTCGGAAGCGGCGCTGACTGCCTATCTGCTCCGGTACCCGCAGGCCTTCTGGCTGCCGCTTGCCATTGCCACCATCGGCAACAGCCTCGGTGGCGTGGTCACGGTGTGGCTGGGCCGGCGCCTGCCGCAAGGGCAGGTGCCGAAACGTACCGATTGGCTTGCGCGGCGCGGCGCCCCCGCGCTGCTGCTGTCGTGGGTGCCGTTGTTGGGCGATGCGCTATGCCTGGCCGCAGGCTGGCTGCGTTGGCCGTGGCGGCAGGTGTTGCCATGGCTGGTGCTGGGCAAGTTCGCCCGTTATCTGGTTCTGGCCGCATCGTTGCGGGCATGGTGGGGATAG